GACGTTTCCCGCGATCGCGACCCAGCAAACGCgcgggaagaagaagaaagCCGGGAAGGAAAaggccgcgcccgcgcccagggCGGACGAGGAtcccggggacgacgtcgccgacgacgacgacgacggctcggacaccgccgcggagttcGATCCTGCCGCGTTCGAGCAGCTGATGGAATccgcgatcgaggcgctggagcgcgacCTCGGCAAGCTTCGCACCGGCCGCGCCTCCCCGGGGATGCTCGAGAACCTCGTCGTGCAGGCGTACGGCGATCACACGCCCCTGCAGCACCTCGGATCAGTCACGGCGAGAAACCCGCAGACCCTCGCGGTGATGCTCTACGACGCGTCCCTCaaagccgcggtggcggcggcgattcgGGACTCGCCGCTGGGTTTCAACCCGAGGGAGGACGGTGACACGCTCGTGGTGCCGGTGCCGGAGATGAACGCGGACGTCAAGCGGGAGGTTGCGAAGATGGCGGCCAAGGCCGGGGAGACGGCGAAGATATCGGtgaggaacgcgcggaagAAGGGGATGGACGCCATCAAGAGGGCGAAGatgcccgaggacgaggcgaagcgggcgg
This DNA window, taken from Micromonas commoda chromosome 2, complete sequence, encodes the following:
- a CDS encoding ribosome recycling factor (This model contains a ribosome recycling factor (RRF / ribosome release factor), which dissociates the ribosome from the mRNA after termination of translation, and is essential bacterial growth) yields the protein MRRSIARVLWRARASVAASSSSSSSSSSALLPVPSERFSSVLTAGTTECSAAFTRGFSGLAATSASRTRTSRTFPAIATQQTRGKKKKAGKEKAAPAPRADEDPGDDVADDDDDGSDTAAEFDPAAFEQLMESAIEALERDLGKLRTGRASPGMLENLVVQAYGDHTPLQHLGSVTARNPQTLAVMLYDASLKAAVAAAIRDSPLGFNPREDGDTLVVPVPEMNADVKREVAKMAAKAGETAKISVRNARKKGMDAIKRAKMPEDEAKRAEKEVQKSHDAFVKRCQDLTVAKEKAIMAA